In the genome of Candidatus Cloacimonadota bacterium, the window AGTTCCTCGGGCAGATGGAGAAGCCAAAAGTAGATTATGTGGAGGGGCTCTCCCCGGCAGTTTCTATAGAGCAGAAAGCAGCCAGCCACAATCCAAGGTCAACTGTGGGAACTGTGACTGAAATATATGATTATCTCCGCGTTCTCTATGCGCGGATCGGAACACAATACTGTTATCAATGTGGCAAGCCTGTTTCATCCCAATCCCTCGACCAGATGGTCAATACACTCCTTGAGCTCGAAGAAGGAACAAAAATACAAATACTAGCGCCACTCGTTCGAGAACGAAAAGGAGAGCACAAAGATGTCTTTAGCCGCATTAAACGCGAGGGTTTTGTGCGGATGCGTGTGAATGGGGTGGTTCATGACGTTAATGATAACGTAAAATTAGATAAAAAAAGCAAGCACAATATTGAGGTCATCGTTGATCGACTCGTTATAAAAAAAGGTATTGAAAGCAGATTAACGGATTCTATGGAACTTGCACTCGATCTTGCTGATGGTATTGTCATGATCGATTTCCCTGATACTAATGAAACACAGCTTTTCAGCATTCAAAATGCATGTCCCACCTGTAATATCAGCTATCCAGAGTTGAATCCCCAAATGTTTTCTTTTAATAGCCCCCTTGGCATGTGCGAAACCTGTAACGGTCTGGGGACAAGAATGGAACTCGATGAAGACAAGATCGTTCCGGATAAGAGACGTTCCATCATGGAGGGTGCAGTTAAGTACTGGGGACCTCTTCAGGAGAAGCGGCGTTCCTGGCGTTACAAGATTTTACTTCAACTTGCAGATGAATTTGGATTCTCACTAAAAACGCCATGGAATCAGCTAAACGAGCAGGCACGGGATATTATCCTATATGGATCACGGGGTAAAAAATTCCGCATCGATTGGGATATGGAGACCAGTTCCGGGCATTATATGACCCAGTTCGAGGGATTGATCCCTGCGATACAACGCAGGTTCAGGGAAACAAAATCCGAAGCCATGCGCCGAATGTACCTGTCTTACTACAGCGAGAAGCCATGTACAAGCTGTGAAGGAACCAAGCTACGGATTGAAAGCAGATATGTGAAGATCAATGAAAAATCGATTGTCGACATCTCTAAAATGTCCATCCGCGATGCCTATGATTTTGCAGATAACCTTAAGCTTACAGGAAATAAAAAGATCATCGCTGACGAACTCATAAAAGAGATTAAAGCCCGATTGCAGTTTATGCTCAATGTTGGACTTCATTATCTCACGCTGGACAGAAGTGCACCAACATTATCTGGAGGTGAATCTGAACGCATTCGTCTTGCCAGCCAGATCGGAAGCGGACTCGTGGGCGTTATGTATATTCTCGACGAGCCAACGATCGGTTTGCATCAACGGGATAACAGACGCCTTATACAAATGCTGGCAGGATTGCGAACAATAGGGAATACCGTCATTGTGGTTGAGCACGATGCAGAAATGATGAAAGAAGCTGATCATATTCTTGATTTCGGACCACTCGGCGGTGTGTATGGCGGTGAGATCGTTGCACAGGGGTCATATGATGAGATAATCAAACATGAAGAATCACTTACCGGAAAATATCTGTCCGGGGAGATGTGCATTCCTGAGCCCAAATTTTATAGGGCAAAGAATCATGGCTATCTTACACTTGCAGGGGTACATCAGAATAACCTTAAAAACATTGATGTTAAAATCCCGCTTGGAGTTTTTACCTGTATTACAGGCGTATCTGGTTCCGGGAAAAGTTCTCTTGTCAACCAGACGTTATATCCTTCAATTGCGAACCGTCTTCATAATAGCACACACCCGGAGGGTAAATATCTGAAGATAGAAAATCTGGATAAGATCGATAAGATAATTAACATTACACAGGATCCAATTGGCAGGACACCCCGTTCAAATCCCGCAACCTACACAAAAGTGTTTGATGAGATCAGGAAGATCTTTGCCCAAACGCCATCTGCAAAAATTCGGGGATATAAACCAAGCAGATTCAGTTTCAATGTTGCGGGTGGTCGTTGCGAGACATGTGGCGGCAATGGTGTAAAGCAGATCGAGATGCACTTCCTTGCAGATGTATTCGTGACATGTGAGGTCTGCAAGGGCAAGCGATTCAACAAAGAAACGTTGCAGATAAAATATAAGGATAAGAATATTTACGATGTGCTGAATATGGATGTTCAGGAAGCTCTGAAATTTTTTGAAAATATTCCGACCATCAAACGAAAATTAAAAACCCTCTGCGATGTAGGGCTTGATTATATCAAGCTTGGACAGCCATCCCCTACCCTTTCTGGTGGTGAAGCCCAGAGAGTTAAGCTGTCGCGGGAACTCAGCAAAACAAGTACCGGAAACACACTCTATATTCTCGATGAACCGACGACAGGTCTTCACTTTCATGACATCAGAAAACTGATAACAGTGCTGAATAAGCTGGTGGATAAAGGAAATACGATTGTTGTGATCGAGCACAATCTTGATGTTATTAAGTGCGCAGACTATATTATTGATCTCGGTCCGGAAGGTGGTGATGATGGAGGTGAAATCGTGGCAACAGGCACTCCATATCAAGTTGCGAAAGAGGTAAAATCCTATACAGGGCAGTATCTTCAAGAGCTTTTTTCAGGTGGCAATAAGCAAAAGAATTGACAGAGTTGAATGGGCTCAGATGCTTATCATATATTTATTCGGAGAAAAATATGCGTAGAATTCTTGTCCTTTTGGTCATGATAGGTTCGTGTTTTTTGATGTTCATGTCGTGTACCAATCAGGATAAGTCATCACCACCCGCACAATTTACTGTTGCCCTCAAGCCCAATCCCCTTGATTCAACACTTACCGATGTTTATGTAACAAATATCCAGAAAGATCAGTCTCAGCTCTTTATTACCTTACCGGACGTTGAGATCAATCATTACCATCCTGCCGAATTTTGCAAGGGATCGGTGTACGTGCTGCGGAGAACGCATCCGTTTTCGGATTTTCCAGATCAATGGAGGGATGAACTCTGGAAATATACAAGCATGAAAAAGGGTACGCGTATCTTTTCTTCTCAGGGGTTGGATTTCCGTGTATCTCCAACCGAACAGGATATTGCAGTAGTAACAGATACCACGCTTTATTTCATCGAGACATCAAGCCGATCAAAGGTTGCGGAGTTCTATCCATCAGAACTTTCAAAGAAACCTTATACAGACACACACATACAGCCGCTAAGTTGGACAAAAGGGGGAACATTCTTCTGGGGAAATCTCTTCCGAACTGTTGATATACTCACATTTTTCCGCATTATAACCGAGACCTGGGAAGTTGACTCATATGATGTTGACTCTCTCGAAATCAATTCTTCTGATTATGCATTAAATCCAACTAACGGCATGTTAGTTTATAGCAATTTTCCTGCAATTTTTGATGTGGAAACCTATCAGCATGTAAAAAAAAGCAGGATCAGAGTACAGCTGTTTTTGTATGACATAATAACAGGAGAAAGGAAATTGCTGGCAACTACCAGCTCCAAAGATTTCAAGCCAAAATGGCTTTCACCTCGAACCATAGAAGTGAATAATCCGGAGGGTGAAGGTCGAATTGTTATTTCCTTGTGATCGATAAAGAGGGAACGAGAAAATTAAAAAATAATCATATAAAGGATACATCATGAAAAAACTTATTATTTTAGGATTGATATTACTAACAGGTATAAGTACACTCTATGCCTTTGACTATACCTATTTTCCAACTGCAACCACAGATGACTTTCTTGCAACAAAGGTAAATCCAGCTGCGCTAGCATTCGGGAATGCGTCCGGTGTGGGATATGTGCATTCATTCCAGGACAAAATGATGCAGAAGAACTGGGCACTATTCCTGAACCTGCACGAGCTCGGGTATTGTTACGAAAAAATGGATTCAACTGAACAGCATACCCTTTCCGAAGGAATGAAACTCGCTAAAAATTTCTACTTTGGAACAGACTATGTCTGGAAACCGGCGGGATTTTGGAAAGGTGATTGGGGATTATATATCCTTGCACGCCCATGGGACTTTCTTTCTGTTTCAGGTTCCTGGCGAAATATTTCCCGTGACAATGAAAGCTACACGATTGGTACCGGCTTGCGCCCGATTCGAGTGAAGGGGAGATTCTGTTATAAGATAACGCTGACGTGCGATGTTACCTATACAGACAGCAAATGGAGAAAGCCAATTGCAGGAGTTCAATCACAATTTCTCGACGGTGTTCACCTGAACGGTTTTTACGATTTCGAAAATGAAGGGATATCAGTTGGAGTCGGTTTTGATATTGCACATTTCAAAACAGGAGCCCAATACACCGATAAAAGCAAAAGCGGTATTGTGTATGGAAATGTTTCCGACAAGCGATATCACTCATTTCTAATCCATGATAAACAGAATAAATTTTACAATTATAAACTTTCCGGTCCAATCTATGATGTCAAACCAGCACAGCGTTTCGGTCCTTTTGAGATTGTTACATCTGTCGGAAGCACTATGGAAGAAGTTATTGAAAAGATAGAAACCCTTAAATATGATGATCGTATTGAGGGGATCGTCTTTCAATCCGGTAATATCTATGCGGGATTAGCAAAATTCCAGGAATTACAGGCAGCTTTCATCGATTTCAAATCAACCGGAAAGAAAATCATCTTTTATTATGACTATATCATGAATTCGAATTATGTCTTTTCAGCTTCTGTTGCTGACAAAATATATTTAAATCCAGGGGGATTTCTCGATCTCAGAGGGCTTTCGGTCAGTGCCCCATATCTTAAGGATTTACTTGATACCCTTGGCATCGACGTGATCAGTTTCAGAAGCCACGATTATAAAAATGCTGCTAATATGTTTACAGAAACCCATATGACCGAAGCAGAGAGGGAGATGTATGAAGATTTTCTCTCTGATATTTATGATCAAATGGTTCTCATGATTGCAGAGGGTAGAGGAATGTCTGATGAACAGGTGCGCACAGCGATTGATAATGGTCCCTATCTTATTGCACAGCGAGCATTGGATGCAGGGCTTGTCGATGGTCTGATATATCGAGATCAGCTAAAGGATGCCCTGAAAGACCTTTACGGAGATGTAAGCATTACTGGTATCTATAGAATTCCAGAGAACAGACTTGATTGGAGTGATGATCCAGCATCCAAAATTGCTGTGATCTATGCAACGGGCAATATACATTCTGGTAAAAACGAACCCGGCAAATCAATCGGCGATGAAACATATATGAAAGCAATCGAGCAGGCTCGAGAGGATCCTTGTATAATGGGTATCATCCTGCGAATTGACAGCGGCGGAGGATCTTCACTTGCATCAGAAAATATTTATAGAGAAGTGGTGCTTTGTAAAGAAGGCGAGTTCTCAAAACCGGTTGTCTCATCATTCTCAGGTGTTGCTGCTTCTGGCGGATATTATATTGCCTGTCCGTCTGACAAAATTTTTGCCGAACCCACTACGATCACCGGTTCCATTGGCGTGATCGGCGCAGTACCGAACCTAACTCGATTATACAAGAAGATCCATATAAACTGGGATGTCGTTAAAGAGGGTAGAAATGCTGATTTTGCTTCCACAAGCAGACCCATGAATGACGAAGAGAAGAAAATGATCATGGAGATGATAGAGGTTGAATATAAAGATTTTGTGGGCAAGGTTGCACAATGCAGGGGAATGACCTTTGAGCAGGTTGATGAGATCGCAAAAGGTCGGGTATGGGCTGGAACCAGTGGATTACAAAACGGTCTGGTTGACGCTTTTGGCGGCATGAAAGAAGCAGTTGAGGAAGTCAAGAAGCTTGCAGGTATCAAAAATGATGTCGAGCTCGTTGCTTATCCACAAAGGAAATCTGCGTTCTCACTGAGCCTGGACATGAACACACCTGGAGTGAACATGAATGATTTACCCGTTGAGGTTCAAATGCTTATAGAGAAAATTCAGGAGTCCACTTTCTATGATAAAGAACATATTCTGCTTCTCATGCCATATGTATTACCGGACATTCTTGAACAACATAGTTTTCAGAGATAAATTCATGAAAGGATATGTATGAAACGAGCATGTAAAATTGGTGCCATACTTCTGATTATTTTGCTGGTTGTTAGTTGTACTGCTGGCATCAATCAGATGGAAGATAAGCCCAATAAAGAGGGGAAAGTTGCAGGTTTTTGGAAAGGTTTGTGGAATGGATTTATCATACTTTTCACATTCATCATTTCTCTCTTTAATGATAACGTGACGATCTATGAAGTTCACAATAACGGAGCATTATACAATCTCGGATTTCTGCTTGGAATAATGTTTTTCTTCGGTGGAAGCGGCGGTGGAGCAGCGAGTCATAAAAAAAGATAACCTACGTACTCATATGGAAAGAAAAGGTGAGAAAATCGGTTGGATTGGTGGCTGGATCGGATCTTTTTTATGGTTGGGAGTCCTCTCAATCGTATGGATTTTTTCTCATAAAATACTTTATGGCATAATTGGTTTAGGGATTTTTATTATTGCCATAGTTCTGATTTTTATGCTCGAACCATCCCGGAATCCTAAAACTCAATACTGGAAACTTATGCTGCCGATCTATCTATTACTTGGCAGTTCAATAGTGTATAGCATCTGGATGTATGGGGGCTTTAAAGCAATTGGTCTCAGATGGACATCATTTTTTTGGATCGTTCCTTTTCTTTTACCGTTGTTTACAATGGGCACTAAAACCTGGGAAAATAAAGAATAATCTTATTATATCTTAATATCTAAGCTAAGACTGATAAAGAATTTGAACACAATAATGATAAGATTATGTTCTCTATAAGACTTGACTCAAATTTATTACTTTTAATATTAATGAATTAAATGAATAGAAGCAATTGGACACTGAGAAAAAAAATATTAGTAGGTTATACTATTGCTTTTCTGTTAATGGTATTAGTAATAATTTACTCTTTACTAAATATTATTAAGTTAGGAGAGGCATCAGCGGCAATACTCAAGGAGAATTATAAAAGTATCCTGGCTGCAGAAAATATGATAGATGCCATCGAGCGTCAGGACAGTGCGATATTACTGCTCATCTTAAATTATACCGAAGAAGCATCCATACAATTTCGAGAAAACCAAAATCAGTTCCTCTTATGTTTAGGAAGAGCTCTTGATAATATCACAATTGAAAATGAAGATGAGATTATTTCAACGATTCAGGAAAATTATAACTTATATTTGATCAATTTCAATAAGCTTCAAAGAATTGTTCTATCAAACTCGCAAGATGCTTCAGAATTCTATCACGAGCAAGTATTACCTAACTTCATATTTGTTAGAGATGAATGTATACATCTAAGAGAAATCAATCAGGAAACAATGTTCAATGCAAGTAATGTTGCGAACCATATTGCGAGAAGGGCAATTAGATCAATAATTGTACTGAGTATCGCGCTACTTGCAACAGGACTGATATTTAGTCTTATCTTAGTTAATCTTATAGTAAAACCGGTTCATCAAATTATTAATGCCACACAAAGAATATCTGATGGTGATTATAATGTACAGTTTAAATATAACAGAACCGATGAGTTAGGGATTTTATCAAAAGATTTCAATCGAATGGTAAAAAAGCTGAAAATCTATCATGATTTGAATATAAAGAAAATTATCAGAGAGAAGTCTAAAAGCGAGGCAGTCATCCAGTCAATTGATGATGGAATCATTATCATAAATGATGAGTCAAAGATTGAGGATATAAATCCCGCTGCAGCAAGAATTTTTAATCTTGAAATTGAAAAGACTCGTGGGAAGCACATTCTTGAGATAATAAGAAATAATGCATTTTATGAAGAAATTACAAATGTGTTTACGGGTAATATTCAGACAAATCAAGAACAAATGGACGAAAAAATCTTCACAATCGGTGAATCAGAAAGCAAACAGCACCTTCTCTATTCCATAATTTCCGTCAATACGGGTAATGCAGAAAATGATAGAATGGTAGTTATTCTTTTAAAGGATATTACTTCTTTAAAGAAGCTGGATAATCTGAAAAGTGAGTTCATTATGGCAGCTTCTCACGAACTGAGGACACCTTTAACAAGTATAAATATGAGTATTTCTTTATTGAAAGAGAATCTAAATAATAAACTCGATAAAACAAACTCAGAGCTACTTAGCGCTGCTTATGACGAAGTTAATCGTTTAAAAGTACTTGTTAATGATTTATTAGACATCTCAAGGATTGAAGCTGGTAAAATGACAATGGATTTTGATCGGGTAGAGATAAAATATCTATTTGAGAAAGCAATATCAGTAATAATAAAACAAGCAAACGAAAAAAAAGTTGAAACTTCGATTGAAATCCATGATGATTTACCAGTAATAAAAGCAGACCCAAATAAAATAACACGGGTTCTAGCTAACTTGATGGCAAATGCACTTCGATATACACCAAAAGGTGGTTTCATAAAATTAAAGGGGGAAAAAATTGGTTCTAAGGTTCATATTTCCGTTCAGGATAACGGTTCGGGGATACCTTATGAATTTCAATCAAGAATATTTGATAAATTTGTACAAGTAAAAAATGATTCTAATCCCGGGGGAAGCGGATTGGGATTATCTATATGTAGAGAAATAGTAAAAGCGCACGGTGGAAATATCTGGGTAGAATCAATACCAGGGGAGGGAAGCACGTTCACTTTTACTTTGCCGGTTTTTGAAGAAAAAGAGAAGAAGGTATAACATGGAAGAGAAGAAAGTTTTAATCGTCGATGACGAAAAAAATATCAGAATGACGCTGTCACAAACCCTTACTGGACAGGGACTTATTACTGAAACAGCCATGAATGGAGAAGAAGCATTAACAAAAATGGATGAATCAAAATATGACATTATATTTCTTGATTTAAAGATGCCCGGGATACATGGACTTGATGTATTAAAGGAAATAAGCAAATCTGGATCTAGAATAGTAACTGTTATAATAACAGCCCATGGAACCATTGATTCTGCGGTTGAAGCTATGAAGTTAGGCGCAATCGATTTTATACAGAAACCTTTTACACCTGATGAAATTAGAGAAGTAATAAATACTATAATGAAAAGAGATGAGTTGGAAGCTGAGAAACCAGATGATTTTAAATCAAATATTGAATACGCAAAAAAATGTATTACAGAAAAAAACTTCGAAAGTGCTATCAATTATTTGAAAAAAGCTATTTCAATAAACAGCAATTCTGCAGAAGCATATAATATGATAGGTGCCTTGCTTGAGATACGTGGAGACCTGTCAGAAGCTCAGAGAAATTATCGTATGGCTCTTAGTGTAGATCCTACGTATGAACCTGCTGAAAAAAATCTGGAACGAATTACTAGTTTTCATTCCAATGATTCAATAATTTTTTATAAAAACAACTGAGATTATCTAAGATGGAAAAAACAAAAAAATCTTTGTACATAGTTATTATCGGGTGTGGAAGACTGGGATCACATCTTGCGAATATCTTAAGTAAAAAGGGACACAGTACAGTTATTGTGGACAATAGCATCGATTCGTTTGAAAAATTAGATTCAACTGAATTTAGTGGTTTTAGAATAGAAGGAGATGCCACTGAGCTTTCTGTGTTAAAGGAAGCGAAAATAAACAAAGCAGATGTAGTGATAGGTGTCACTGAAAGTGATAATATAAATATCATGATTGGACAAATTGCAAAGAATACTTTCTCTGTAAAGAGTGTGTTAGTAAGAATACAGGATCAAAATAAAATTCCATTTTTAAATAAACTAAAACTAGATTATGTTTGTACTACAGAGCAGACAGCTACAGAAATTTTATCTCGAATATAAAAATCTAATTATAGGAATACTATCATGAATATATTAATCGTAGGTGGGGGAAAAGTTGTGTACTTTGTTGCCCGAAGTTTTCAGTCTAAGGGGCATCAAACAACCATCATTAACAAAAATATTGAAGAATGCAGGTGGCTATCTCGAAGACTGAAAGGGGTTATTGTCCATGGAGACGGTACTGACCCTCAAGTTTTGAAAGACACAAATACTATACAGATGGACGCCATCTTAGCAATCACACCTCATGATGAAGATAATTTAATCATATGTCAGATTGCAAAACTGAATTTCGGTATAAGAAGGACCCTTGCTTTTGTAAATGATCCTGACAATGAGGAAATGTTTAAAAAACTTGGTATTTCTGCAGCCTTTTCAACCACTCACATGATTTCTAACATAATAGAACAGAGAACAGCGTATGAAGATATCATTGATCTGTCATCAATGGCAGATGGTAAAGTGATTGTGACTGAAATTTTAATTTCTGATGATTCACCAGCCTGTAATAAGAAATTACAGGATATTGATCTGCCAGAAAATAGTCTCATTGCATGTGTTATTCGTGATGATACACAGATCATTCCCAGAGGATCAAATGTAATACAAAAAAAGGACAAAGTGATAGTAATAACATTACCAGAGAATCATGGAGAGGTGATTAAAATATTAACTGGTGATGTCGTAGAGTAATGACACTATTTAAACGTAAAAGAGATTTCTATTTCAACGTTCTACATTATGTGGGATTAGTATTGATGGTTTGCGGTTTCATCCTCCTACTTCCACTTTTATATCTTTTATTTAACTCGGGAGAGATATCTAATAGTTTTGGTTTTTTTCTACCGGCAATAGCTATGATGATTATTGGATTAGTCATATGGCTCAAGATAAAACCAGTAGTAAAAAGTTCCTTTTCGATTACTCAAAGTCAATTCGTTGT includes:
- the uvrA gene encoding excinuclease ABC subunit UvrA; this encodes FLGQMEKPKVDYVEGLSPAVSIEQKAASHNPRSTVGTVTEIYDYLRVLYARIGTQYCYQCGKPVSSQSLDQMVNTLLELEEGTKIQILAPLVRERKGEHKDVFSRIKREGFVRMRVNGVVHDVNDNVKLDKKSKHNIEVIVDRLVIKKGIESRLTDSMELALDLADGIVMIDFPDTNETQLFSIQNACPTCNISYPELNPQMFSFNSPLGMCETCNGLGTRMELDEDKIVPDKRRSIMEGAVKYWGPLQEKRRSWRYKILLQLADEFGFSLKTPWNQLNEQARDIILYGSRGKKFRIDWDMETSSGHYMTQFEGLIPAIQRRFRETKSEAMRRMYLSYYSEKPCTSCEGTKLRIESRYVKINEKSIVDISKMSIRDAYDFADNLKLTGNKKIIADELIKEIKARLQFMLNVGLHYLTLDRSAPTLSGGESERIRLASQIGSGLVGVMYILDEPTIGLHQRDNRRLIQMLAGLRTIGNTVIVVEHDAEMMKEADHILDFGPLGGVYGGEIVAQGSYDEIIKHEESLTGKYLSGEMCIPEPKFYRAKNHGYLTLAGVHQNNLKNIDVKIPLGVFTCITGVSGSGKSSLVNQTLYPSIANRLHNSTHPEGKYLKIENLDKIDKIINITQDPIGRTPRSNPATYTKVFDEIRKIFAQTPSAKIRGYKPSRFSFNVAGGRCETCGGNGVKQIEMHFLADVFVTCEVCKGKRFNKETLQIKYKDKNIYDVLNMDVQEALKFFENIPTIKRKLKTLCDVGLDYIKLGQPSPTLSGGEAQRVKLSRELSKTSTGNTLYILDEPTTGLHFHDIRKLITVLNKLVDKGNTIVVIEHNLDVIKCADYIIDLGPEGGDDGGEIVATGTPYQVAKEVKSYTGQYLQELFSGGNKQKN
- the sppA gene encoding signal peptide peptidase SppA produces the protein MKKLIILGLILLTGISTLYAFDYTYFPTATTDDFLATKVNPAALAFGNASGVGYVHSFQDKMMQKNWALFLNLHELGYCYEKMDSTEQHTLSEGMKLAKNFYFGTDYVWKPAGFWKGDWGLYILARPWDFLSVSGSWRNISRDNESYTIGTGLRPIRVKGRFCYKITLTCDVTYTDSKWRKPIAGVQSQFLDGVHLNGFYDFENEGISVGVGFDIAHFKTGAQYTDKSKSGIVYGNVSDKRYHSFLIHDKQNKFYNYKLSGPIYDVKPAQRFGPFEIVTSVGSTMEEVIEKIETLKYDDRIEGIVFQSGNIYAGLAKFQELQAAFIDFKSTGKKIIFYYDYIMNSNYVFSASVADKIYLNPGGFLDLRGLSVSAPYLKDLLDTLGIDVISFRSHDYKNAANMFTETHMTEAEREMYEDFLSDIYDQMVLMIAEGRGMSDEQVRTAIDNGPYLIAQRALDAGLVDGLIYRDQLKDALKDLYGDVSITGIYRIPENRLDWSDDPASKIAVIYATGNIHSGKNEPGKSIGDETYMKAIEQAREDPCIMGIILRIDSGGGSSLASENIYREVVLCKEGEFSKPVVSSFSGVAASGGYYIACPSDKIFAEPTTITGSIGVIGAVPNLTRLYKKIHINWDVVKEGRNADFASTSRPMNDEEKKMIMEMIEVEYKDFVGKVAQCRGMTFEQVDEIAKGRVWAGTSGLQNGLVDAFGGMKEAVEEVKKLAGIKNDVELVAYPQRKSAFSLSLDMNTPGVNMNDLPVEVQMLIEKIQESTFYDKEHILLLMPYVLPDILEQHSFQR
- a CDS encoding HAMP domain-containing protein — encoded protein: MNRSNWTLRKKILVGYTIAFLLMVLVIIYSLLNIIKLGEASAAILKENYKSILAAENMIDAIERQDSAILLLILNYTEEASIQFRENQNQFLLCLGRALDNITIENEDEIISTIQENYNLYLINFNKLQRIVLSNSQDASEFYHEQVLPNFIFVRDECIHLREINQETMFNASNVANHIARRAIRSIIVLSIALLATGLIFSLILVNLIVKPVHQIINATQRISDGDYNVQFKYNRTDELGILSKDFNRMVKKLKIYHDLNIKKIIREKSKSEAVIQSIDDGIIIINDESKIEDINPAAARIFNLEIEKTRGKHILEIIRNNAFYEEITNVFTGNIQTNQEQMDEKIFTIGESESKQHLLYSIISVNTGNAENDRMVVILLKDITSLKKLDNLKSEFIMAASHELRTPLTSINMSISLLKENLNNKLDKTNSELLSAAYDEVNRLKVLVNDLLDISRIEAGKMTMDFDRVEIKYLFEKAISVIIKQANEKKVETSIEIHDDLPVIKADPNKITRVLANLMANALRYTPKGGFIKLKGEKIGSKVHISVQDNGSGIPYEFQSRIFDKFVQVKNDSNPGGSGLGLSICREIVKAHGGNIWVESIPGEGSTFTFTLPVFEEKEKKV
- a CDS encoding response regulator codes for the protein MEEKKVLIVDDEKNIRMTLSQTLTGQGLITETAMNGEEALTKMDESKYDIIFLDLKMPGIHGLDVLKEISKSGSRIVTVIITAHGTIDSAVEAMKLGAIDFIQKPFTPDEIREVINTIMKRDELEAEKPDDFKSNIEYAKKCITEKNFESAINYLKKAISINSNSAEAYNMIGALLEIRGDLSEAQRNYRMALSVDPTYEPAEKNLERITSFHSNDSIIFYKNN
- a CDS encoding TrkA family potassium uptake protein, which gives rise to MEKTKKSLYIVIIGCGRLGSHLANILSKKGHSTVIVDNSIDSFEKLDSTEFSGFRIEGDATELSVLKEAKINKADVVIGVTESDNINIMIGQIAKNTFSVKSVLVRIQDQNKIPFLNKLKLDYVCTTEQTATEILSRI
- a CDS encoding NAD-binding protein; translated protein: MNILIVGGGKVVYFVARSFQSKGHQTTIINKNIEECRWLSRRLKGVIVHGDGTDPQVLKDTNTIQMDAILAITPHDEDNLIICQIAKLNFGIRRTLAFVNDPDNEEMFKKLGISAAFSTTHMISNIIEQRTAYEDIIDLSSMADGKVIVTEILISDDSPACNKKLQDIDLPENSLIACVIRDDTQIIPRGSNVIQKKDKVIVITLPENHGEVIKILTGDVVE